A DNA window from Candidatus Sulfidibacterium hydrothermale contains the following coding sequences:
- a CDS encoding ammonium transporter: MIDTGTTTFMILSTSLVMLMTPGLAFFYGGLASKRNILGIMIQTFVSLGLTTILWIAFGYSLCFSGGHGAIIGNFDAAFLKDIPFNQMFSGGGNQYPTFIFVAYQMMFAIITPTLITGAFINRITFKGYLIFLVLWQIFVYYPFVHMVWGGGLLASWGVIDFAGGIVVHAIAGFAALASVIYVGKRIDTKSPPNSIPLVAIGTGLLWFGWYGFNAGSELKVDSVTTLAFLNTDVAASFAAITWLVIEWSREKKPKFLGLLTGAVAGLATITPAAGYVPLWAAILIGIAAGAICYISVQFKNKLGWDDALDVWGVHGMGGVLGTILLGVFATTAVNPNGANGLVFGGGAFFLKEVVAVLAAAAYAFGFTLLMLKLINYITPVKVEPEEEMVGLDEAELGEKAYDEGAL, encoded by the coding sequence ATGATAGATACAGGCACAACGACATTTATGATCTTGTCAACCAGCCTTGTCATGCTGATGACACCTGGCTTGGCCTTCTTTTACGGCGGGCTGGCCAGTAAGCGAAACATTCTGGGAATTATGATCCAGACTTTCGTTTCGCTCGGACTGACTACCATTTTATGGATTGCCTTTGGGTATTCACTCTGTTTCAGCGGCGGTCATGGCGCCATTATCGGCAACTTTGATGCTGCTTTTCTGAAAGATATTCCTTTCAATCAAATGTTTTCCGGTGGCGGAAATCAGTATCCCACTTTTATTTTTGTGGCTTATCAGATGATGTTCGCCATTATTACTCCAACACTGATCACCGGAGCTTTTATCAACCGGATTACCTTTAAAGGATATCTGATTTTCCTGGTTTTATGGCAGATTTTTGTTTACTACCCCTTTGTACACATGGTTTGGGGCGGCGGACTGCTGGCCAGCTGGGGAGTTATTGACTTTGCCGGTGGTATTGTGGTACATGCCATTGCCGGATTTGCCGCGCTTGCTTCGGTTATCTATGTCGGAAAACGTATCGACACCAAATCTCCGCCGAACAGCATTCCGTTGGTTGCTATCGGAACCGGCCTGCTGTGGTTTGGCTGGTATGGTTTTAATGCCGGAAGTGAATTGAAAGTAGATTCTGTAACCACACTGGCATTCCTGAATACCGATGTAGCTGCTTCATTTGCCGCCATCACCTGGCTGGTTATTGAATGGAGCCGTGAGAAAAAACCGAAATTCCTCGGTCTGCTTACCGGTGCTGTTGCCGGATTGGCTACCATTACACCGGCTGCCGGTTATGTACCGTTGTGGGCTGCTATTTTGATTGGTATTGCCGCCGGCGCCATCTGTTATATTTCCGTTCAGTTCAAAAACAAACTGGGCTGGGACGACGCATTAGATGTTTGGGGCGTACACGGTATGGGTGGTGTACTCGGTACCATTTTGCTTGGTGTGTTCGCCACTACAGCGGTCAACCCCAACGGAGCCAACGGACTGGTCTTTGGCGGTGGTGCTTTCTTCCTGAAAGAAGTTGTTGCCGTACTGGCTGCAGCCGCTTATGCTTTTGGCTTTACCTTGCTGATGCTGAAACTCATCAACTATATCAC